The Bombus fervidus isolate BK054 chromosome 3, iyBomFerv1, whole genome shotgun sequence genome includes a window with the following:
- the LOC139985968 gene encoding probable G-protein coupled receptor B0563.6 yields MLTGIFKGTLLCCDDENSTWNSIINADRHPLNETTSVLRVLYRIVIPTIVISGIFGNVLIFLVLSTPVFRGISYLYLRGLTLANAGVLLSWIPVFIRLGYGTRNNYPSVFYHAHLELVAVNTFAIASISIMTCLIVDRYIFIFFPVRIRSRNARKNIRSFILCSFILGFAVSAPLTGMRTVYEQQEDTGTLFTLRENTSITRSALWNAYIWIMEVVLRLCPTIILLLLNSFVVKRFLQLNARKREFQSVSEKFRTANVPETSLLNRNRGYREEQHLTTLMSMMAICFIVTMIPSILLEFVYYDYKSTDGAYLLFRAFAAVTELCNFAIHIIIYFICSREFRKEFFKLLQNRCRKSTVEEDVERPVGEIEDYSRHGTTVRLTPEQTKLNSPASASKLNPMEEDKESEVLNASDIV; encoded by the exons ATGTTAACGGGAATATTTAAAGG AACGCTTTTATGTTGCGATGACGAAAATTCTACCTGGAATAGTATAATTAACGCGGACAGACATCCTCTCAATGAGACTACGTCTGTATTACGTGTCCTTTATAGGATAGTAATTCCTACGATCGTAATTAGCGGCATTTTTGgtaatgttttaatattccTGGTGTTATCTACTCCGGTGTTTCGAGGAATTTCGTACCTATATCTCCGAGGACTAACTTTAGCAAACGCCGGGGTTCTTCTATCTTGGATACCTGTAT TTATTAGATTAGGATATGGAACGAGGAACAATTACCCGTCTGTTTTTTACCATGCTCATTTAGAACTGGTTGCCGTAAACACGTTCGCTATAGCCAGCATTTCAATTATGACTTGCTTAATTGTCGATCGATATATCTTCATCTTTTTCCCGGTTCGCATCCGCAGCAGAAACGCACGCAAAAATATTCGCTCTTTTATCCTGTGCTCTTTTATTCTCGGATTCGCG GTAAGCGCTCCACTAACAGGTATGAGAACAGTATATGAACAGCAAGAAGATACCGGAACTCTCTTCACACTACGCGAAAACACCTCTATCACCCGAAGTGCTTTATGGAACGCATACATTTGGATCATGGAAGTCGTGTTACGACTCTGCCCaactataattcttcttttactGAATAGCTTTGTGGTCAAAAGATTTTTGCAGCTCAACGCTAGGAAGAGAGAATTTCAGTCGGTTTCGGAGAAGTTTCGTACTGCAAATGTCCCTGAAACTTCTTTATTGAACCGTAATCGAGGATACAG aGAAGAACAACATTTAACTACATTAATGTCGATGATGGCAATATGTTTTATAGTAACAATGATCCCATCGATATTGCttgaatttgtatattatgaTTATAAGAGTACAGATGGTGCTTACCTCTTATTTCGAGCATTTGCTGCTGTCACGGAGCTTTGTAATTTTGCTATCCATATTATCATATACTTTATATGCAGCAGAGAATTTCGAAAAGAATTCTTCAAACTTCTTCAG AATAGATGTAGGAAAAGTACAGTGGAAGAAGATGTTGAACGACCAGTAGGTGAAATCGAAGATTATAGTCGACATGGGACAACAGTTCGATTAACACCAGAACAGACAAAGTTAAATTCTCCAGCTTCTGCAAGTAAATTAAATCCTATGGAAGAAGATAAAGAATCAGAAGTATTAAATGCCTCTGATATTGtttaa
- the Gry gene encoding trafficking protein particle complex subunit 11 gry isoform X2 → MCELPPELVTKPLALIGLTGLDIANPVHRSIWDAFSNNRRLESSAIQFKLLSPTHEFPTVKPKRNSYEYYRPKGILKRNWMNKYLNEIPAVVVVFYNLDWNDPQWNEKKMECASKVQSLRNALDGRTTKIAVVLIQHCTQPPPGSEDTIATERATAVCGACELSPKLLYILPHGNHLLGYISRLESALYDLAQNFYHHEYRIVKGHRDQLNKTMQKNAYKHLFVRHQFKMAFLNELRQDQNLAQKHYTQAYNHLLEIPITDTNVMEITTIACFINYKLCKVMFNLNVPKDAISQFRLHTDRFRIWTGPKELIFEHHAWMCSQFSTFAELFDDAIRQGLPGVQTQHPGYYFQSAAHHAGLRQAACKELCQNVTSYPDPDPLAGEEKLEFYGQRPWCPGKFSAEPIDPIKKALAIQALQYKEKYTVHHSNIIIALLGNAISQFKIYRCPRMRRVLVVQMAEEYYNSKDYGKVLTLLMHMLWEYHGERWPVLITNILKNALRAAYLSTSVQDYITLAFEALGPSTTFSEDYKDAVYNNIINILHKKPPIPESDLPDDVRYPAVEKWVVELNKSEPIVFTIDDNNMSSFIEVKARFLQPKYAVNSMVTVEVIIRNSYSNSVEFSKVSITVNSPGYNSEFVVADAEHNNLIFHGKEMRKFPYQFEAPQQNESSEIRITTISLYMSSDKTCCIILRFSAVGRETNFLSRLYPEIQQLRGEFETIQSLVSAEIKQEESTLSISTESNNPALLGEWLPINISIATNEKISSAFLNVSLVSDGANEQSTELSLTMNNKQSVISIPIDNLEKDCVTHQTVYLRAHKVGDRDIHIKVEYTRSKQIKGSKELTYSLSVTKPFEVSTLFYTTLFEPLTKGFINEPFIIMPHIVCVSPWPINIINTSIELGDLIERENGNKAVSVLSGITLSANETGTDVYCLIPKAGGEQPISTGVYTIKWKRANDDNALETSSSVTLAPLGVEDAVICLEAKIPAHGWVRTPLLISYFIKNHSDNMITLRLTMEASDAFMFAGQKQIDIYILPKNERKVEWILRPLVAGFVQLPSLSLTVPTDEEHKLSKARLSELVERSIPSHIYILPTSQTLEE, encoded by the exons ATGTGTGAATTACCACCAGAATTAGTTACTAAGCCATTAGCTCTTATTGGCTTAACTGGTTTAGACATTGCAAATCCTGTACATCGGTCAATTTGGGATGCATTCAGTAATAATCGCAGATTAGAAAGTTCTGCcatacaatttaaattacttAGCCCTACTCATGAATTCCCTACAGTAAAACCGAAG AGGAATTCATATGAATATTATAGGCCCAAAGGAATATTGAAACGTAATTGGATGAATAAATATCTTAATGAAATTCCAGCAGTTGttgttgtattttataatttagatTGGAATGATCCCCAATGGAACGAGAAAAAGATGGAATGTGCTTCTAAAGTACAATCTCTTAG AAATGCTTTAGATGGAAGAACTACAAAAATAGCTGTAGTACTTATACAACATTGTACACAACCTCCACCTGGTTCTGAAGATACTATTGCAACTGAACGTGCCACAGCTGTCTGTGGAGCATGTGAACTATCTCCAaagttattatacattttgcCACATGGAAATCATTTACTAGGATATATATCTAG acTAGAAAGTGCATTATATGATCTAGCACAAAACTTTTATCATCATGAATATCGTATTGTCAAAGGACATAGAGATCAACTTAATAAAACTATGCAAAAAAATGCATACAAACATTTATTTGTACGTCATCAATTTAAGATggcatttttaaatgaattaagACAAGATCAAAATTTAGCTCAGAA gcATTATACTCAAGCATATAATCACTTATTGGAAATACCAATAACAGACACAAATGTGATGGAAATTACAACTATTgcttgttttataaattataagttaTGTAAAGTAATGTTCAACTTAAATGTTCCTAAAGATGCTATATCGCAATTTAGACTTCATACTGACAG ATTCAGAATATGGACTGGTCCAAAGGAACTTATATTTGAACATCATGCTTGGATGTGTAGTCAGTTTTCTACATTTGCAGAATTATTTGATGATGCTATTCGACAGGGACTTCCTGGTGTCCAAACTCAGCACCCtggatattattttcaatcagCAGCTCATCATGCAGGCTTAAGGCAAGCAGCTTGCAAAGAACTTTGTCAG AATGTTACTAGTTATCCAGATCCAGACCCATTAGCAGGCGAAGAAAAACTTGAATTCTATGGGCAACGACCATGGTGTCCTGGAAAATTCAGTGCAGAACCCATAGATCCCATAAAAAAAGCACTTGCTATACAGGCTTtacaatataaagaaaaatacacaGTTCATCATTCT AATATAATCATTGCTTTACTGGGCAACGCAATTTCACAATTTAAGATATATAGGTGTCCAAGAATGAGGAGAGTATTAG TCGTACAAATGGCtgaagaatattataattctaaAGATTATGGGAAAGTTCTAAC ATTATTGATGCACATGTTGTGGGAATATCACGGGGAACGATGGCCCGTCTTAATCACAAATATCTTAAAGAATGCTTTACGTGCGGCATATCTCTCTACAAGTGTTCAAGACTACATCACCTTGGCATTTGAAGCTTTGGGACCTTCTACCACGTTTTCAGAGGATTATAAAGATGCTGTCTATAATAACATCATTAATATTCTTCAC AAAAAACCACCAATTCCGGAATCTGACTTACCTGATGATGTGAGATATCCTGCAGTAGAAAAGTGGGTAGTGGAACTAAATAAGTCGGAACCAATTGTCTTTACAATTGATGATAATAACATGAGTTCGTTTATAGAAGTTAAAGCAAGATTTTTGCAGCCAAAGTATGCTGTCAATTCTATGGTTACTGTGGAAGTCATTATTAG AAATTCATACAGCAATAGTGTTGAATTTTCTAAAGTATCAATAACGGTTAATAGTCCAGGATATAATTCAGAATTCGTCGTTGCTGATGCTGAACATAATAATCTTATTTTTCACGGGaaagaaatgagaaaatttcCTTATCAATTTGAAGCCCCACAACAAAATGAGAGTAGCGAAATACGTATTACGACAATCTCATTATATATGAGTAGTGATAAAACGTGCTGTATTATTTTGAGATTTTCTGCTGTAGGgagagaaacaaattttttgagTCGATTATATCCTGAAATACAACAGCTTCG AGGAGAGTTTGAAACAATACAATCATTAGTCAGTGCCGaaataaaacaagaagaaTCTACTCTGAGTATAAGTACTGAATCCAACAATCCAGCACTTTTAGGAGAATGGCTACCTATTAATATATCTATTGCtactaatgaaaaaatatcatcagcatttttaaatgtatcacTTGTGTCTGATGGAGCAAATGAACAGTCAA CGGAATTAAGTTTGACAATGAATAATAAGCAGTCGGTAATATCAATACCAATTGATAATTTGGAAAAGGATTGCGTTACTCATCAAACTGTATACTTAAGGGCTCACAAAGTTGGTGATCGAGATATTCATATAAAG GTAGAATATACAAGATCTAAACAAATTAAAGGATCAAAAGAATTAACATATTCATTATCAGTTACAAAGCCATTTGAAGTGtcaacattattttataccaCTCTTTTTGAACCACTGACGAAAGGCTTCATTAATGAGCCATTTATAATAATGCCTCACATTGTTTGTGTGTCTCCATGgcctataaatattataaatacttcTATAGAAttg ggAGATTTAATAGAAAGGGAAAATGGAAATAAGGCAGTATCTGTTTTAAGTGGTATTACACTTTCTGCAAATGAAACAGGTACGGATGTGTATTGTTTGATACCAAAAGCAGGTGGTGAGCAACCTATTAGTACAGGAGTCTATACTATTAAATGGAAACG TGCAAATGATGATAATGCATTAGAAACCAGCAGCAGTGTTACTTTAGCACCTCTAGGAGTTGAGGATGCTGTAATTTGTTTGGAAGCCAAAATACCTGCTCATGGTTGGGTCCGTACACCATTActaatatcatattttataaaaaatcattCTGACAATATGATTACATTGCGATTGACTATGGAAGCTAGTGATGCCTTTATGTTTGCTGGACAAAAACAA aTTGACATTTACATACTtccaaaaaatgaaagaaaagttGAATGGATTTTACGACCATTGGTGGCAggttttgtacaacttccaTCATTGTCTCTAACAGTTCCCACtg ATGAAGAACATAAATTAAGCAAAGCGCGGCTTTCGGAGTTAGTAGAGCGGTCAATACCGagtcatatatatattctt CCAACTTCGCAAACCCtagaagaataa
- the Gry gene encoding trafficking protein particle complex subunit 11 gry isoform X1, whose translation MCELPPELVTKPLALIGLTGLDIANPVHRSIWDAFSNNRRLESSAIQFKLLSPTHEFPTVKPKRNSYEYYRPKGILKRNWMNKYLNEIPAVVVVFYNLDWNDPQWNEKKMECASKVQSLRNALDGRTTKIAVVLIQHCTQPPPGSEDTIATERATAVCGACELSPKLLYILPHGNHLLGYISRLESALYDLAQNFYHHEYRIVKGHRDQLNKTMQKNAYKHLFVRHQFKMAFLNELRQDQNLAQKHYTQAYNHLLEIPITDTNVMEITTIACFINYKLCKVMFNLNVPKDAISQFRLHTDRFRIWTGPKELIFEHHAWMCSQFSTFAELFDDAIRQGLPGVQTQHPGYYFQSAAHHAGLRQAACKELCQNVTSYPDPDPLAGEEKLEFYGQRPWCPGKFSAEPIDPIKKALAIQALQYKEKYTVHHSNIIIALLGNAISQFKIYRCPRMRRVLVVQMAEEYYNSKDYGKVLTLLMHMLWEYHGERWPVLITNILKNALRAAYLSTSVQDYITLAFEALGPSTTFSEDYKDAVYNNIINILHKKPPIPESDLPDDVRYPAVEKWVVELNKSEPIVFTIDDNNMSSFIEVKARFLQPKYAVNSMVTVEVIIRNSYSNSVEFSKVSITVNSPGYNSEFVVADAEHNNLIFHGKEMRKFPYQFEAPQQNESSEIRITTISLYMSSDKTCCIILRFSAVGRETNFLSRLYPEIQQLRRGEFETIQSLVSAEIKQEESTLSISTESNNPALLGEWLPINISIATNEKISSAFLNVSLVSDGANEQSTELSLTMNNKQSVISIPIDNLEKDCVTHQTVYLRAHKVGDRDIHIKVEYTRSKQIKGSKELTYSLSVTKPFEVSTLFYTTLFEPLTKGFINEPFIIMPHIVCVSPWPINIINTSIELGDLIERENGNKAVSVLSGITLSANETGTDVYCLIPKAGGEQPISTGVYTIKWKRANDDNALETSSSVTLAPLGVEDAVICLEAKIPAHGWVRTPLLISYFIKNHSDNMITLRLTMEASDAFMFAGQKQIDIYILPKNERKVEWILRPLVAGFVQLPSLSLTVPTDEEHKLSKARLSELVERSIPSHIYILPTSQTLEE comes from the exons ATGTGTGAATTACCACCAGAATTAGTTACTAAGCCATTAGCTCTTATTGGCTTAACTGGTTTAGACATTGCAAATCCTGTACATCGGTCAATTTGGGATGCATTCAGTAATAATCGCAGATTAGAAAGTTCTGCcatacaatttaaattacttAGCCCTACTCATGAATTCCCTACAGTAAAACCGAAG AGGAATTCATATGAATATTATAGGCCCAAAGGAATATTGAAACGTAATTGGATGAATAAATATCTTAATGAAATTCCAGCAGTTGttgttgtattttataatttagatTGGAATGATCCCCAATGGAACGAGAAAAAGATGGAATGTGCTTCTAAAGTACAATCTCTTAG AAATGCTTTAGATGGAAGAACTACAAAAATAGCTGTAGTACTTATACAACATTGTACACAACCTCCACCTGGTTCTGAAGATACTATTGCAACTGAACGTGCCACAGCTGTCTGTGGAGCATGTGAACTATCTCCAaagttattatacattttgcCACATGGAAATCATTTACTAGGATATATATCTAG acTAGAAAGTGCATTATATGATCTAGCACAAAACTTTTATCATCATGAATATCGTATTGTCAAAGGACATAGAGATCAACTTAATAAAACTATGCAAAAAAATGCATACAAACATTTATTTGTACGTCATCAATTTAAGATggcatttttaaatgaattaagACAAGATCAAAATTTAGCTCAGAA gcATTATACTCAAGCATATAATCACTTATTGGAAATACCAATAACAGACACAAATGTGATGGAAATTACAACTATTgcttgttttataaattataagttaTGTAAAGTAATGTTCAACTTAAATGTTCCTAAAGATGCTATATCGCAATTTAGACTTCATACTGACAG ATTCAGAATATGGACTGGTCCAAAGGAACTTATATTTGAACATCATGCTTGGATGTGTAGTCAGTTTTCTACATTTGCAGAATTATTTGATGATGCTATTCGACAGGGACTTCCTGGTGTCCAAACTCAGCACCCtggatattattttcaatcagCAGCTCATCATGCAGGCTTAAGGCAAGCAGCTTGCAAAGAACTTTGTCAG AATGTTACTAGTTATCCAGATCCAGACCCATTAGCAGGCGAAGAAAAACTTGAATTCTATGGGCAACGACCATGGTGTCCTGGAAAATTCAGTGCAGAACCCATAGATCCCATAAAAAAAGCACTTGCTATACAGGCTTtacaatataaagaaaaatacacaGTTCATCATTCT AATATAATCATTGCTTTACTGGGCAACGCAATTTCACAATTTAAGATATATAGGTGTCCAAGAATGAGGAGAGTATTAG TCGTACAAATGGCtgaagaatattataattctaaAGATTATGGGAAAGTTCTAAC ATTATTGATGCACATGTTGTGGGAATATCACGGGGAACGATGGCCCGTCTTAATCACAAATATCTTAAAGAATGCTTTACGTGCGGCATATCTCTCTACAAGTGTTCAAGACTACATCACCTTGGCATTTGAAGCTTTGGGACCTTCTACCACGTTTTCAGAGGATTATAAAGATGCTGTCTATAATAACATCATTAATATTCTTCAC AAAAAACCACCAATTCCGGAATCTGACTTACCTGATGATGTGAGATATCCTGCAGTAGAAAAGTGGGTAGTGGAACTAAATAAGTCGGAACCAATTGTCTTTACAATTGATGATAATAACATGAGTTCGTTTATAGAAGTTAAAGCAAGATTTTTGCAGCCAAAGTATGCTGTCAATTCTATGGTTACTGTGGAAGTCATTATTAG AAATTCATACAGCAATAGTGTTGAATTTTCTAAAGTATCAATAACGGTTAATAGTCCAGGATATAATTCAGAATTCGTCGTTGCTGATGCTGAACATAATAATCTTATTTTTCACGGGaaagaaatgagaaaatttcCTTATCAATTTGAAGCCCCACAACAAAATGAGAGTAGCGAAATACGTATTACGACAATCTCATTATATATGAGTAGTGATAAAACGTGCTGTATTATTTTGAGATTTTCTGCTGTAGGgagagaaacaaattttttgagTCGATTATATCCTGAAATACAACAGCTTCG tAGAGGAGAGTTTGAAACAATACAATCATTAGTCAGTGCCGaaataaaacaagaagaaTCTACTCTGAGTATAAGTACTGAATCCAACAATCCAGCACTTTTAGGAGAATGGCTACCTATTAATATATCTATTGCtactaatgaaaaaatatcatcagcatttttaaatgtatcacTTGTGTCTGATGGAGCAAATGAACAGTCAA CGGAATTAAGTTTGACAATGAATAATAAGCAGTCGGTAATATCAATACCAATTGATAATTTGGAAAAGGATTGCGTTACTCATCAAACTGTATACTTAAGGGCTCACAAAGTTGGTGATCGAGATATTCATATAAAG GTAGAATATACAAGATCTAAACAAATTAAAGGATCAAAAGAATTAACATATTCATTATCAGTTACAAAGCCATTTGAAGTGtcaacattattttataccaCTCTTTTTGAACCACTGACGAAAGGCTTCATTAATGAGCCATTTATAATAATGCCTCACATTGTTTGTGTGTCTCCATGgcctataaatattataaatacttcTATAGAAttg ggAGATTTAATAGAAAGGGAAAATGGAAATAAGGCAGTATCTGTTTTAAGTGGTATTACACTTTCTGCAAATGAAACAGGTACGGATGTGTATTGTTTGATACCAAAAGCAGGTGGTGAGCAACCTATTAGTACAGGAGTCTATACTATTAAATGGAAACG TGCAAATGATGATAATGCATTAGAAACCAGCAGCAGTGTTACTTTAGCACCTCTAGGAGTTGAGGATGCTGTAATTTGTTTGGAAGCCAAAATACCTGCTCATGGTTGGGTCCGTACACCATTActaatatcatattttataaaaaatcattCTGACAATATGATTACATTGCGATTGACTATGGAAGCTAGTGATGCCTTTATGTTTGCTGGACAAAAACAA aTTGACATTTACATACTtccaaaaaatgaaagaaaagttGAATGGATTTTACGACCATTGGTGGCAggttttgtacaacttccaTCATTGTCTCTAACAGTTCCCACtg ATGAAGAACATAAATTAAGCAAAGCGCGGCTTTCGGAGTTAGTAGAGCGGTCAATACCGagtcatatatatattctt CCAACTTCGCAAACCCtagaagaataa
- the Gry gene encoding trafficking protein particle complex subunit 11 gry isoform X3, translating into MCELPPELVTKPLALIGLTGLDIANPVHRSIWDAFSNNRRLESSAIQFKLLSPTHEFPTVKPKRNSYEYYRPKGILKRNWMNKYLNEIPAVVVVFYNLDWNDPQWNEKKMECASKVQSLRNALDGRTTKIAVVLIQHCTQPPPGSEDTIATERATAVCGACELSPKLLYILPHGNHLLGYISRLESALYDLAQNFYHHEYRIVKGHRDQLNKTMQKNAYKHLFVRHQFKMAFLNELRQDQNLAQKHYTQAYNHLLEIPITDTNVMEITTIACFINYKLCKVMFNLNVPKDAISQFRLHTDRFRIWTGPKELIFEHHAWMCSQFSTFAELFDDAIRQGLPGVQTQHPGYYFQSAAHHAGLRQAACKELCQNVTSYPDPDPLAGEEKLEFYGQRPWCPGKFSAEPIDPIKKALAIQALQYKEKYTVHHSNIIIALLGNAISQFKIYRCPRMRRVLVVQMAEEYYNSKDYGKVLTLLMHMLWEYHGERWPVLITNILKNALRAAYLSTSVQDYITLAFEALGPSTTFSEDYKDAVYNNIINILHKKPPIPESDLPDDVRYPAVEKWVVELNKSEPIVFTIDDNNMSSFIEVKARFLQPKYAVNSMVTVEVIIRNSYSNSVEFSKVSITVNSPGYNSEFVVADAEHNNLIFHGKEMRKFPYQFEAPQQNESSEIRITTISLYMSSDKTCCIILRFSAVGRETNFLSRLYPEIQQLRRGEFETIQSLVSAEIKQEESTLSISTESNNPALLGEWLPINISIATNEKISSAFLNVSLVSDGANEQSTELSLTMNNKQSVISIPIDNLEKDCVTHQTVYLRAHKVGDRDIHIKVEYTRSKQIKGSKELTYSLSVTKPFEVSTLFYTTLFEPLTKGFINEPFIIMPHIVCVSPWPINIINTSIELGDLIERENGNKAVSVLSGITLSANETGTDVYCLIPKAGGEQPISTGVYTIKWKRANDDNALETSSSVTLAPLGVEDAVICLEAKIPAHGWVRTPLLISYFIKNHSDNMITLRLTMEASDAFMFAGQKQIDIYILPKNERKVEWILRPLVAGFVQLPSLSLTVPTVIFICYM; encoded by the exons ATGTGTGAATTACCACCAGAATTAGTTACTAAGCCATTAGCTCTTATTGGCTTAACTGGTTTAGACATTGCAAATCCTGTACATCGGTCAATTTGGGATGCATTCAGTAATAATCGCAGATTAGAAAGTTCTGCcatacaatttaaattacttAGCCCTACTCATGAATTCCCTACAGTAAAACCGAAG AGGAATTCATATGAATATTATAGGCCCAAAGGAATATTGAAACGTAATTGGATGAATAAATATCTTAATGAAATTCCAGCAGTTGttgttgtattttataatttagatTGGAATGATCCCCAATGGAACGAGAAAAAGATGGAATGTGCTTCTAAAGTACAATCTCTTAG AAATGCTTTAGATGGAAGAACTACAAAAATAGCTGTAGTACTTATACAACATTGTACACAACCTCCACCTGGTTCTGAAGATACTATTGCAACTGAACGTGCCACAGCTGTCTGTGGAGCATGTGAACTATCTCCAaagttattatacattttgcCACATGGAAATCATTTACTAGGATATATATCTAG acTAGAAAGTGCATTATATGATCTAGCACAAAACTTTTATCATCATGAATATCGTATTGTCAAAGGACATAGAGATCAACTTAATAAAACTATGCAAAAAAATGCATACAAACATTTATTTGTACGTCATCAATTTAAGATggcatttttaaatgaattaagACAAGATCAAAATTTAGCTCAGAA gcATTATACTCAAGCATATAATCACTTATTGGAAATACCAATAACAGACACAAATGTGATGGAAATTACAACTATTgcttgttttataaattataagttaTGTAAAGTAATGTTCAACTTAAATGTTCCTAAAGATGCTATATCGCAATTTAGACTTCATACTGACAG ATTCAGAATATGGACTGGTCCAAAGGAACTTATATTTGAACATCATGCTTGGATGTGTAGTCAGTTTTCTACATTTGCAGAATTATTTGATGATGCTATTCGACAGGGACTTCCTGGTGTCCAAACTCAGCACCCtggatattattttcaatcagCAGCTCATCATGCAGGCTTAAGGCAAGCAGCTTGCAAAGAACTTTGTCAG AATGTTACTAGTTATCCAGATCCAGACCCATTAGCAGGCGAAGAAAAACTTGAATTCTATGGGCAACGACCATGGTGTCCTGGAAAATTCAGTGCAGAACCCATAGATCCCATAAAAAAAGCACTTGCTATACAGGCTTtacaatataaagaaaaatacacaGTTCATCATTCT AATATAATCATTGCTTTACTGGGCAACGCAATTTCACAATTTAAGATATATAGGTGTCCAAGAATGAGGAGAGTATTAG TCGTACAAATGGCtgaagaatattataattctaaAGATTATGGGAAAGTTCTAAC ATTATTGATGCACATGTTGTGGGAATATCACGGGGAACGATGGCCCGTCTTAATCACAAATATCTTAAAGAATGCTTTACGTGCGGCATATCTCTCTACAAGTGTTCAAGACTACATCACCTTGGCATTTGAAGCTTTGGGACCTTCTACCACGTTTTCAGAGGATTATAAAGATGCTGTCTATAATAACATCATTAATATTCTTCAC AAAAAACCACCAATTCCGGAATCTGACTTACCTGATGATGTGAGATATCCTGCAGTAGAAAAGTGGGTAGTGGAACTAAATAAGTCGGAACCAATTGTCTTTACAATTGATGATAATAACATGAGTTCGTTTATAGAAGTTAAAGCAAGATTTTTGCAGCCAAAGTATGCTGTCAATTCTATGGTTACTGTGGAAGTCATTATTAG AAATTCATACAGCAATAGTGTTGAATTTTCTAAAGTATCAATAACGGTTAATAGTCCAGGATATAATTCAGAATTCGTCGTTGCTGATGCTGAACATAATAATCTTATTTTTCACGGGaaagaaatgagaaaatttcCTTATCAATTTGAAGCCCCACAACAAAATGAGAGTAGCGAAATACGTATTACGACAATCTCATTATATATGAGTAGTGATAAAACGTGCTGTATTATTTTGAGATTTTCTGCTGTAGGgagagaaacaaattttttgagTCGATTATATCCTGAAATACAACAGCTTCG tAGAGGAGAGTTTGAAACAATACAATCATTAGTCAGTGCCGaaataaaacaagaagaaTCTACTCTGAGTATAAGTACTGAATCCAACAATCCAGCACTTTTAGGAGAATGGCTACCTATTAATATATCTATTGCtactaatgaaaaaatatcatcagcatttttaaatgtatcacTTGTGTCTGATGGAGCAAATGAACAGTCAA CGGAATTAAGTTTGACAATGAATAATAAGCAGTCGGTAATATCAATACCAATTGATAATTTGGAAAAGGATTGCGTTACTCATCAAACTGTATACTTAAGGGCTCACAAAGTTGGTGATCGAGATATTCATATAAAG GTAGAATATACAAGATCTAAACAAATTAAAGGATCAAAAGAATTAACATATTCATTATCAGTTACAAAGCCATTTGAAGTGtcaacattattttataccaCTCTTTTTGAACCACTGACGAAAGGCTTCATTAATGAGCCATTTATAATAATGCCTCACATTGTTTGTGTGTCTCCATGgcctataaatattataaatacttcTATAGAAttg ggAGATTTAATAGAAAGGGAAAATGGAAATAAGGCAGTATCTGTTTTAAGTGGTATTACACTTTCTGCAAATGAAACAGGTACGGATGTGTATTGTTTGATACCAAAAGCAGGTGGTGAGCAACCTATTAGTACAGGAGTCTATACTATTAAATGGAAACG TGCAAATGATGATAATGCATTAGAAACCAGCAGCAGTGTTACTTTAGCACCTCTAGGAGTTGAGGATGCTGTAATTTGTTTGGAAGCCAAAATACCTGCTCATGGTTGGGTCCGTACACCATTActaatatcatattttataaaaaatcattCTGACAATATGATTACATTGCGATTGACTATGGAAGCTAGTGATGCCTTTATGTTTGCTGGACAAAAACAA aTTGACATTTACATACTtccaaaaaatgaaagaaaagttGAATGGATTTTACGACCATTGGTGGCAggttttgtacaacttccaTCATTGTCTCTAACAGTTCCCACtg ttatatttatatgttacatGTAG